Proteins from a single region of Stappia sp. ES.058:
- a CDS encoding ferritin-like domain-containing protein codes for MSLDAAPASLWDGARRIVSTGDLDEKIRISHATARSWFARALSLRERTGGQPMPAQPGRPETPLLLPPRDMPKRAVGGQAGRIALLHSLAHIELNAVDLTWDLVGRFAGHRIPRSFFDDWVRVGLEEAKHFSLLRKRLADVGSSYGALPAHHGLWEAAESTGNDLTARLAVIPLVLEARGLDISPNMIAKARRTGDWETADILEIIYRDEKRHVAFGAKWFRFLCDRERTDPEARFQHLVRRHFKGGLKPPFNDRARAEAGLTPGFYRPLVRLTG; via the coding sequence ATATCGCTCGACGCCGCCCCCGCCTCGCTCTGGGATGGGGCCCGTCGCATCGTCTCCACTGGCGATCTGGACGAGAAGATCCGTATCTCGCATGCGACGGCAAGGAGCTGGTTCGCGCGTGCCCTGTCCCTGCGCGAACGTACGGGCGGCCAGCCCATGCCCGCGCAACCGGGACGACCGGAGACCCCCCTCCTGCTGCCGCCGCGCGACATGCCGAAACGCGCGGTTGGCGGTCAGGCCGGCCGTATCGCGCTGCTCCATTCGCTCGCCCATATCGAACTGAACGCCGTTGACCTCACATGGGACCTCGTCGGACGCTTCGCGGGACATCGCATCCCCAGATCCTTCTTCGACGACTGGGTCCGTGTCGGGCTGGAAGAAGCCAAACATTTTTCGCTCCTGCGCAAGCGCCTCGCCGACGTCGGGTCGTCCTATGGCGCGCTCCCCGCCCACCACGGCCTGTGGGAAGCGGCAGAGAGCACCGGAAACGACCTGACGGCGCGTTTGGCCGTCATCCCACTCGTGCTTGAAGCGCGCGGTCTCGATATTTCGCCCAACATGATTGCCAAGGCCCGCCGGACCGGAGACTGGGAAACCGCCGATATTCTCGAAATCATCTATCGCGACGAGAAGCGTCACGTCGCCTTTGGGGCGAAATGGTTTCGCTTCCTGTGCGACCGCGAGCGCACAGATCCGGAAGCCAGGTTTCAGCACCTCGTGCGCCGGCACTTCAAGGGCGGGCTCAAACCGCCATTCAACGACCGGGCACGGGCTGAAGCCGGTCTGACTCCGGGATTCTATCGCCCGCTGGTGCGACTGACCGGCTGA